The following coding sequences lie in one Halogeometricum rufum genomic window:
- a CDS encoding flippase activity-associated protein Agl23, producing MSSDDAASGPSSASAATDGSVATRSETDATTPTSTRTTVAYRRALLGVLAISALAVGMRLVALGGRIFHWDEGRVGYWILRYHDSGYHVYRPIVHGPFLPVVNDWLFALAPASDFLARFPVALVGGLLPLGAWLFRERLSNVEVLAFAGVLALNPLLVYYSRFMRNDVLVAAFALFALGFVVRGFDTGRLRYAFPAAFSLGLAFTTKENALVYVLCFLGAGALLADHRLLKATARGTPARDVVFGRWPAAVRRRVRNHDTADRSGWLRVGGTLVGAFVLFWAVFVFFYAPRPDLWQALGDPSRLPGVVEAGSVGSVEKFLDTWAGGGHQDHAYLPYLHDLLETLVYGAPAVLGFTLVGVVVDRYGFSTGGTYRELVAFATYWGLASLAGYPIATDIEAPWAAVHVVVPLAIPAAVGVAFVVQAARSALASDDAVSVGLVAVIVIASVGGVAFANVEYFNSTSNDDRQILQWAQPGNDLKPTMGKVGAVAESHEGTDVLFFSRPDPGNPDRELFYVENESELLRPPPPGGTHWHDRLPLPWYLAKYDAEVASTSPDAPAEEALADAPPVVIVREFSREEAEAHLDGYVAYEHDWRLRSEHVVVFIDRDALERAGVEP from the coding sequence ATGAGTTCGGACGACGCCGCCTCCGGGCCGTCCTCAGCGTCCGCGGCGACGGACGGGTCAGTCGCGACCCGTTCGGAGACGGACGCGACGACGCCCACCTCCACGCGAACCACCGTCGCCTACCGGCGTGCCCTGCTCGGCGTACTCGCCATCTCCGCCCTCGCCGTCGGGATGCGACTGGTCGCGCTCGGCGGCCGCATCTTCCACTGGGACGAAGGCCGCGTCGGCTACTGGATACTCCGCTACCACGACTCGGGCTACCACGTCTACCGCCCCATCGTCCACGGGCCGTTCCTCCCCGTCGTCAACGACTGGCTGTTCGCGCTCGCGCCGGCGTCGGACTTCCTCGCGCGGTTCCCCGTCGCCCTCGTCGGCGGGCTCCTCCCCCTCGGCGCGTGGCTGTTCCGCGAACGCCTCTCGAACGTCGAAGTCCTCGCGTTCGCCGGCGTCCTCGCCCTGAACCCGCTCCTCGTCTACTACTCGCGGTTCATGCGCAACGACGTGCTCGTGGCGGCGTTCGCGCTGTTCGCGCTCGGCTTCGTCGTCCGCGGGTTCGACACCGGACGCCTCCGCTACGCCTTCCCGGCGGCGTTCTCACTGGGGCTCGCGTTCACGACGAAGGAGAACGCCCTCGTCTACGTCCTCTGCTTCCTCGGCGCGGGCGCGCTCTTGGCCGACCACCGCCTCCTGAAGGCGACGGCCCGCGGCACGCCCGCCCGCGACGTGGTGTTCGGTCGCTGGCCCGCCGCCGTCCGCCGGCGCGTGCGGAACCACGACACCGCCGACCGGTCGGGGTGGCTGCGCGTCGGCGGCACTCTCGTCGGCGCGTTCGTCCTGTTCTGGGCCGTCTTCGTCTTCTTCTACGCGCCGCGGCCGGACCTCTGGCAGGCGCTCGGCGACCCGAGTCGCCTCCCGGGCGTCGTCGAAGCCGGGTCCGTCGGCTCGGTGGAGAAGTTCCTCGACACGTGGGCCGGCGGCGGCCACCAGGACCACGCCTACCTCCCGTACCTCCACGACCTGCTGGAGACGCTGGTGTACGGCGCGCCCGCCGTCCTCGGCTTCACGCTCGTCGGCGTCGTCGTGGACCGCTACGGGTTCTCCACGGGCGGGACGTACCGCGAACTCGTCGCGTTCGCCACCTACTGGGGACTGGCCTCGCTGGCGGGCTACCCCATCGCCACCGACATCGAGGCGCCGTGGGCCGCCGTCCACGTCGTGGTCCCCCTCGCCATCCCCGCCGCCGTCGGCGTCGCGTTCGTCGTGCAGGCCGCCCGGAGCGCACTCGCCTCCGACGACGCCGTCAGCGTCGGCCTCGTCGCCGTCATCGTCATCGCGTCCGTCGGCGGCGTCGCGTTCGCGAACGTCGAGTACTTCAACTCCACGTCGAACGACGACAGGCAGATTCTCCAGTGGGCCCAGCCCGGCAACGACCTGAAGCCGACGATGGGGAAAGTCGGGGCCGTGGCCGAGAGCCACGAGGGGACGGACGTGCTGTTCTTCAGCAGACCGGACCCCGGCAACCCCGACAGGGAACTGTTCTACGTCGAGAACGAGTCCGAACTGTTGCGGCCGCCGCCGCCGGGCGGAACCCACTGGCACGACCGCTTGCCCCTCCCGTGGTACCTCGCGAAGTACGACGCCGAGGTGGCGAGCACGTCCCCGGACGCGCCCGCCGAAGAGGCCCTCGCGGACGCGCCGCCGGTGGTCATCGTCCGCGAGTTCAGCCGCGAGGAGGCGGAGGCGCACCTCGACGGCTACGTCGCCTACGAACACGACTGGCGCCTCCGCAGCGAACACGTCGTGGTCTTCATCGACCGGGACGCCCTCGAACGGGCGGGCGTCGAACCGTAG
- a CDS encoding pyridoxal phosphate-dependent aminotransferase: MSFDFAARVERVEPSATLAISNKASELEAQGVDVVDLSVGEPDFPTPENVVEAGKDAMDAGHTGYTSSNGIRELREAIAEKLRGDGIDAEADEVIVTPGGKQALFETFQSLIDDGDEVVLLDPAWVSYEAMTKLSDGSLNRVDLAPYDFQLEPALDDLSEAVSDDTELLVVNSPSNPTGAVYSDAALEGVRDLAVEHDVTVISDEIYQQITYGVEPTSLASLDGMADRTVTVNGFSKAYSMTGWRLGYFHAPEELVSQAAKLHSHSVSCAVNFVQRAGIEAMTNTDEAVTEMRDAFRERRDMLTDLFAEHGVDVPVGDGAFYMMLPVDEDDTTWCEGAIEDAHVATVPGSAFGSPGYARISYAASEERLREAVERLAEHDYI, encoded by the coding sequence ATGAGCTTCGACTTTGCAGCCCGCGTCGAGCGGGTCGAACCCAGCGCGACACTCGCCATCAGCAACAAGGCGAGCGAGCTGGAGGCACAGGGCGTAGACGTGGTGGACCTCTCGGTCGGCGAACCCGACTTCCCGACGCCGGAGAACGTCGTGGAGGCCGGGAAGGACGCGATGGACGCCGGCCACACCGGCTACACCTCGTCGAACGGCATCCGCGAACTCCGCGAGGCCATCGCCGAGAAACTGCGCGGCGACGGCATCGACGCCGAAGCCGACGAGGTCATCGTCACGCCGGGCGGCAAGCAGGCGCTGTTCGAGACGTTCCAGTCGCTCATCGACGACGGCGACGAAGTCGTCCTCCTCGACCCCGCGTGGGTGTCCTACGAAGCGATGACGAAGCTCTCGGACGGGTCGCTGAACCGCGTGGACCTCGCGCCGTACGACTTCCAACTCGAACCCGCGCTCGACGACCTGTCAGAGGCCGTCTCCGACGACACCGAACTGCTGGTCGTCAACTCGCCGTCGAACCCGACGGGCGCCGTCTACTCCGACGCCGCCCTCGAGGGCGTCCGTGACCTCGCCGTCGAACACGACGTGACGGTCATCTCCGACGAGATATACCAGCAGATAACGTACGGCGTCGAGCCGACGAGTCTGGCGTCGCTCGACGGGATGGCCGACCGGACGGTCACCGTCAACGGCTTCTCGAAGGCGTACTCGATGACCGGCTGGCGCCTCGGCTACTTCCACGCGCCCGAGGAACTCGTCTCGCAGGCGGCGAAACTCCACTCGCACTCGGTCTCCTGCGCGGTCAACTTCGTCCAGCGCGCGGGTATCGAGGCCATGACGAACACCGACGAGGCCGTCACCGAGATGCGCGACGCGTTCCGCGAACGCCGCGACATGCTGACCGACCTGTTCGCCGAACACGGCGTGGACGTCCCCGTCGGCGACGGGGCGTTCTACATGATGCTCCCCGTGGACGAGGACGACACGACGTGGTGCGAGGGCGCAATCGAGGACGCCCACGTCGCCACCGTCCCCGGGTCGGCGTTCGGGTCGCCCGGCTACGCCCGCATCTCCTACGCCGCGAGCGAGGAACGCCTGCGCGAGGCCGTCGAGCGACTCGCCGAACACGACTACATCTGA
- the ribH gene encoding 6,7-dimethyl-8-ribityllumazine synthase — MVTLGLVVAEFNSSVTDRMEEAAREAAAERDADVVEVLRVPGVYDSPLAADRLARRADVEAVAVVGAIVTGDTAHDRVIGDATAQSLTDVSLERDVPVTFGVSGPGQSGAEARERVGKGAEAVNAAVDMVEVLA, encoded by the coding sequence ATGGTCACTCTCGGACTGGTGGTCGCCGAGTTCAACTCGTCGGTCACCGACAGGATGGAGGAGGCCGCGCGCGAGGCGGCCGCCGAACGCGACGCCGACGTGGTGGAGGTCCTCCGCGTCCCGGGCGTCTACGACTCGCCGCTGGCCGCGGACCGGCTCGCTCGCCGCGCGGACGTGGAAGCCGTCGCCGTCGTCGGCGCAATCGTCACCGGCGACACCGCGCACGACCGGGTCATCGGCGACGCCACGGCGCAGTCGCTCACCGACGTGAGCCTCGAACGCGACGTTCCGGTCACGTTCGGCGTCTCCGGCCCCGGGCAGAGCGGTGCCGAGGCGAGAGAGCGCGTCGGGAAAGGTGCGGAAGCGGTAAACGCGGCGGTCGACATGGTAGAGGTGTTGGCATGA
- a CDS encoding COG1361 family protein — MRRAAALALLVVCSTFAGIGLVDAATTAYISDVTVSPEQPVPGERFVVQTTIQNSQQSDGDFQITDVYLRGRGRPQDIGRVENPGSIPPGASISVPLTARFDSPGTRELRVHVVGRKPGGELVQLQYPVVVTVRQGGPQIGLSAGDAVVGTQGRVQVTAVNGEDSPARNVRVSVSGRDVSVKNDTRVVATLGAGASQTFNFAVTPTSQEAELQARLQYTSAAGNTRVVNDNVTLDAEPLRENVQLAVDTVGTGAQPPVAVDVSNLGNAPLENPVVELSRDGTVVVRRPANEIAPDRTRTVRLNVTDLESGPVDVRVGYRTGDRSGEATTSFRYAANPGRVELTGVDYEMEEGRLHVSGSTSNVGLGAVDSVVVRVVETETVTPARPNPEYFVGSIPSSDFASFDLYAEVTPGTETVPIEVTYLTNGRERTTRTEIDVSDLNAGADDENSGGSGLPSLPLLVGGVLAVLLVVGLGAFAYTRR, encoded by the coding sequence ATGAGACGCGCAGCCGCCCTCGCCCTCCTCGTGGTGTGCTCGACGTTCGCCGGCATCGGACTCGTCGACGCCGCGACGACGGCGTACATCTCGGACGTGACCGTCTCGCCGGAGCAACCCGTCCCCGGCGAACGGTTCGTCGTCCAGACGACCATCCAGAACAGCCAGCAGAGCGACGGCGACTTCCAGATAACGGACGTCTACCTCCGCGGACGGGGGCGACCCCAGGACATCGGCCGCGTCGAGAACCCGGGGAGCATCCCGCCGGGCGCGAGCATCTCCGTCCCCCTGACGGCGCGGTTCGACAGTCCGGGGACGCGCGAACTCCGCGTCCACGTCGTCGGCCGAAAACCCGGCGGCGAACTCGTCCAACTGCAGTACCCCGTCGTCGTCACGGTCCGGCAGGGCGGCCCGCAGATAGGCCTCTCCGCCGGCGACGCCGTCGTCGGAACCCAGGGGCGGGTGCAGGTGACGGCCGTCAACGGCGAGGACAGCCCCGCCCGCAACGTCCGTGTCTCGGTGTCCGGACGCGACGTCAGCGTGAAGAACGACACCCGCGTGGTGGCGACACTGGGTGCCGGCGCCTCGCAGACGTTCAACTTCGCCGTGACGCCCACCTCGCAGGAGGCGGAACTGCAGGCCCGTCTGCAGTACACCTCGGCCGCCGGCAACACCCGCGTCGTCAACGACAACGTCACGCTCGACGCCGAACCCCTCCGCGAGAACGTCCAACTCGCGGTGGACACCGTCGGCACCGGCGCGCAACCCCCCGTCGCCGTGGACGTCTCGAACCTCGGGAACGCACCGCTGGAGAACCCGGTGGTCGAACTCTCGCGGGACGGCACCGTGGTGGTGCGCCGACCGGCGAACGAGATAGCGCCCGACCGGACGCGGACCGTCAGGCTCAACGTCACCGACCTGGAGTCCGGCCCGGTGGACGTCCGCGTCGGCTACCGGACGGGCGACCGGTCCGGCGAGGCGACGACGTCGTTCCGGTACGCCGCCAACCCCGGCCGGGTCGAACTCACCGGCGTCGACTACGAGATGGAGGAGGGGCGACTCCACGTCTCGGGGAGCACGAGCAACGTCGGCCTCGGCGCCGTCGACAGCGTCGTCGTCCGCGTCGTGGAGACGGAGACGGTGACGCCCGCGCGACCCAACCCCGAGTACTTCGTCGGGAGCATCCCGTCCAGCGACTTCGCCTCGTTCGACCTCTACGCCGAGGTGACGCCGGGGACGGAGACGGTCCCAATCGAGGTGACCTACCTGACGAACGGGCGGGAGCGAACGACGCGCACCGAAATCGACGTGAGCGACCTGAACGCCGGGGCGGACGACGAGAACTCCGGCGGGAGCGGACTCCCGTCGCTACCGCTCCTCGTCGGCGGCGTGCTGGCGGTTCTGCTCGTCGTCGGACTCGGCGCGTTCGCCTACACGCGGCGGTGA
- a CDS encoding SRPBCC family protein, protein MASSIRATASASVACGVDEAFAYVSDVEAMAEWVDGVSNVQPVSGSDARAGTDVGDVYEYDYAYNGRTAPVRVEITACERPTRLAMRSLSGPFPFESEIRLAGDGRETRLTHAVESGADGRFTAAAFTLFGPVLRRLAARRLQRELADLTAILESRDADGESPADPESAVSA, encoded by the coding sequence ATGGCATCGAGTATCAGAGCGACGGCGTCGGCGAGCGTCGCGTGCGGCGTCGACGAGGCGTTCGCGTACGTCTCGGACGTCGAAGCGATGGCCGAGTGGGTCGACGGCGTCTCGAACGTGCAGCCGGTGTCCGGTAGCGACGCCAGAGCCGGCACTGACGTCGGCGACGTGTACGAGTACGACTACGCGTACAACGGCCGGACGGCACCGGTCCGGGTGGAGATTACCGCGTGCGAGCGCCCGACGCGCCTCGCGATGCGTTCGCTCTCGGGCCCCTTCCCGTTCGAGAGCGAGATACGACTCGCGGGGGACGGCCGGGAGACGAGACTGACGCACGCCGTCGAGTCCGGCGCGGACGGCCGGTTCACCGCGGCGGCGTTCACGCTCTTCGGTCCGGTACTGCGTCGACTGGCGGCGCGACGGTTGCAGAGAGAACTGGCTGACCTGACGGCGATACTCGAATCGCGGGACGCTGACGGGGAGTCGCCCGCAGACCCAGAATCCGCCGTCTCGGCGTGA
- a CDS encoding ABC transporter permease, which produces MSLLERLYRRFPALVMARRNLSRNRLRSGLAALGIIIGVLAIASLGMFGTTLRAGATEQLGDIGNEISVSPNAQEGYERLSERDVADIRRVTDEGTVVPVRQRSATLTRGQDRTITTVYGIENPGVLYEATEGRSPERLRQGALVGATLADRLDVEPGNRITLDNQSFRVVGVLEEQGGISLLNPNNAVIVPMESFDESGYSQVVVRSPTGTAANQTAIAIREELNDREEKVTLFELGSITQGINQFFGILNAFLVGIGSISLVVAGVSILNVMLMSTIERRQEIGVLRAVGVQKLDVVRMILAEAGLLGLVGGFFGAVLAVLAGLVLNQVVISDPLLTFAPTNLLYIGLAVVFGIVTSVLSGLYPAWKAATERPVEALRK; this is translated from the coding sequence GTGAGCCTCCTCGAGCGGCTCTACCGCCGGTTTCCCGCCCTCGTCATGGCGCGGCGGAACCTCTCGCGGAACCGTCTCCGCTCCGGGCTGGCCGCCCTCGGAATCATCATCGGCGTCCTCGCCATCGCCTCGCTGGGGATGTTCGGGACGACGCTCCGCGCGGGCGCGACCGAGCAACTCGGCGACATCGGCAACGAAATAAGCGTCTCGCCGAACGCGCAGGAAGGCTACGAACGCCTCAGCGAACGCGACGTGGCGGACATCCGGCGCGTCACCGACGAGGGGACGGTGGTCCCCGTCAGGCAGCGGTCGGCGACGCTGACACGCGGGCAGGACCGGACGATAACGACGGTGTACGGCATCGAGAACCCGGGGGTGCTGTACGAGGCGACGGAGGGCCGGTCGCCGGAACGCCTCCGACAGGGCGCACTCGTCGGGGCGACGCTCGCGGACCGACTGGACGTCGAACCCGGCAACCGCATCACGCTGGACAACCAGTCGTTCCGCGTCGTGGGCGTCCTCGAAGAACAGGGCGGTATCTCGCTTCTCAACCCGAACAACGCCGTCATCGTCCCGATGGAGTCGTTCGACGAGTCTGGCTACTCGCAGGTGGTCGTCAGGTCGCCGACGGGCACCGCGGCGAACCAGACGGCGATAGCCATCCGCGAGGAACTGAACGACCGCGAGGAGAAGGTGACCCTGTTCGAGTTGGGCTCCATCACGCAGGGCATCAACCAGTTCTTCGGTATCCTCAACGCCTTCCTCGTCGGCATCGGCTCCATCTCGCTCGTCGTCGCCGGCGTCAGCATCCTGAACGTGATGCTGATGAGCACCATCGAACGGCGGCAGGAGATAGGCGTCCTCCGCGCCGTCGGCGTGCAGAAACTCGACGTGGTCCGGATGATTCTCGCCGAGGCGGGACTGCTGGGTCTGGTCGGCGGCTTCTTCGGCGCCGTCCTCGCCGTCCTCGCCGGACTCGTCCTGAACCAGGTGGTCATCTCCGACCCCCTGCTGACGTTCGCGCCGACGAACCTGCTCTACATCGGCCTCGCCGTCGTCTTCGGCATCGTCACGAGCGTCCTGAGCGGCCTCTACCCGGCGTGGAAGGCGGCGACCGAACGCCCGGTCGAGGCGTTGCGGAAGTGA
- a CDS encoding ABC transporter ATP-binding protein, which produces MSIIELEHVWKRYESGTETVEALKDVNFAAEPGEFVTIMGPSGSGKSTMLNVLGLLDTPSEGVVRIDGSDVTDLSDAEMTTQRKRSIGFVFQSYFLIPTLSAVENVEVPTLFGTDPTAHERATELLERVGLGDRLDHRPDQLSGGQKQRVAIARALVNEPRILLADEPTGNLDRKTGRDVLELFSELKTEEDVAIIAVTHDDQLRSYSDRVVNLVDGRLTEEGATAEGYGK; this is translated from the coding sequence ATGTCCATCATCGAACTCGAACACGTGTGGAAGCGGTACGAGAGCGGGACGGAGACCGTCGAGGCTCTGAAGGACGTGAACTTCGCGGCCGAACCCGGGGAGTTCGTCACCATCATGGGGCCGTCCGGGAGCGGGAAGTCCACCATGCTGAACGTCCTCGGCCTCCTCGACACGCCCTCGGAGGGCGTCGTCCGCATCGACGGCAGCGACGTGACCGACCTCTCCGACGCCGAGATGACGACGCAGCGGAAGCGCTCCATCGGGTTCGTCTTCCAGAGCTACTTCCTCATCCCGACGCTGTCGGCCGTCGAGAACGTCGAGGTGCCGACGCTGTTCGGCACCGACCCCACCGCGCACGAACGCGCGACGGAACTGCTCGAACGGGTCGGTCTCGGCGACAGACTCGACCACCGCCCCGACCAGCTCTCGGGCGGGCAGAAACAGCGCGTCGCCATCGCGCGCGCACTCGTCAACGAACCGCGCATCCTCCTCGCGGACGAACCGACGGGGAACCTCGACCGGAAGACCGGTCGCGACGTTCTCGAACTGTTCTCCGAACTGAAGACCGAGGAGGACGTGGCCATCATCGCCGTGACGCACGACGACCAACTGCGCAGTTACTCCGACCGGGTCGTCAACCTCGTCGACGGGCGGTTGACCGAAGAGGGCGCGACGGCGGAGGGATACGGAAAGTGA